One part of the Bacteroidia bacterium genome encodes these proteins:
- a CDS encoding M14 family metallopeptidase, with product MKLRISCLLLMTLLGLSSLFAQNKVGKEYFLPQDITYDEGIPSPSEVLGYEVGEWHVSHDQLQFYMRTLAAASDRIKLEEIGRTYENRPLLNLIFTSPENHKDLESIRLKHLANTDPIKSKNLKSEEVPMVLYMGYSIHGNEASGSNASMMVAYYLAAAQGEQIENMMENSVIILDPSYNPDGLHRFSTWVNSHKGINVVNADPQSREHNEAWPRGRTNHYWFDLNRDWLLLQHPESRARVAQFHKWKPNWLTDHHEMGSNASFFFMPGVPSRNNPRTPEKVFDLTGKVAEYHGKALDKIGSLYYTKEGFDDFYYGKGSTYPDVNGSIGILFEQASSRGHSQETIHGRLDFPFTIRNHFTTSLSTLQGTYELRNELLSFQRDFFSSALKEAAKDPVKALVFAAEEDRSRTHNFVKILEQHDIDIYHLASDLETNGHSYAKESGFIIPLNQRQYRLIKAIFEQRTTFTDSLFYDVSAWTMPLAFNLLYDELDQKQMKSSLLGDPFNPEEKPKGELLGGKSAYAYVFQWHEYYSPRALNRLHTAGLRIKVATKKFSNRAGQEFDYGSILIPVEGQDLSPDEIHQIMQTIADEDRLTVYAMGTGMTEGISLGSNSFRPLRKPKIALLVDGGVSSYEAGEVWHLLDQRYHMDVSLIQADRFSQIDMDKYNTLIMVNGNYGRLDAAKLKQWISGGGVVLAYKSAINWLGNQQMGNLEFIRTARDTTETDLEYVDMQNKRGAQVIGGAIFQVKMDITHPLAYGYTRPYMSVFRNSSLFLKKTNTPYRHPIVYTENPLQSGYISERNLESLSGSAAVSVSRMGGGRIIALTDNPNFRAYWHGGSKMFMNGIFFGSIIN from the coding sequence ATGAAATTACGGATCAGTTGCCTACTACTAATGACCCTATTGGGTCTGTCTTCCCTTTTTGCCCAAAATAAAGTCGGTAAAGAGTATTTTCTTCCACAGGATATCACATATGATGAAGGCATCCCCAGTCCTTCAGAAGTCCTGGGCTATGAGGTGGGAGAATGGCATGTCAGTCATGACCAATTGCAATTTTACATGAGGACTTTAGCGGCAGCTTCAGACCGAATCAAACTTGAGGAGATCGGGAGGACCTATGAAAACAGGCCTTTACTCAATCTTATCTTTACCTCTCCGGAAAACCATAAGGATCTGGAAAGTATCCGGCTTAAGCATCTGGCAAATACAGATCCCATTAAATCCAAAAACTTAAAAAGTGAAGAAGTTCCCATGGTACTATACATGGGATATAGTATTCATGGAAACGAGGCCAGTGGTTCCAATGCCTCCATGATGGTTGCCTATTATTTGGCGGCGGCTCAAGGAGAGCAAATAGAAAATATGATGGAAAATTCTGTCATTATTCTTGACCCTAGCTATAATCCTGATGGTCTCCATAGATTCTCCACCTGGGTAAATAGTCATAAAGGGATCAATGTTGTAAATGCTGACCCCCAAAGTCGCGAACACAATGAAGCCTGGCCCAGAGGGAGAACCAATCATTATTGGTTTGACCTGAACCGAGACTGGCTCTTATTGCAACATCCCGAATCCCGCGCTCGTGTGGCTCAGTTTCATAAATGGAAACCGAACTGGTTGACAGACCATCATGAAATGGGCTCAAATGCCAGCTTCTTTTTCATGCCTGGTGTTCCTTCCCGTAACAATCCCCGTACGCCAGAGAAGGTATTTGACTTGACAGGAAAGGTTGCTGAGTATCACGGAAAAGCATTAGATAAAATTGGATCGCTGTATTATACCAAAGAAGGCTTTGATGATTTTTATTATGGCAAAGGCTCGACCTATCCAGACGTAAATGGATCGATTGGGATTCTTTTTGAGCAGGCATCGAGTAGGGGACATTCGCAGGAAACTATCCATGGAAGGCTAGACTTTCCTTTTACCATAAGAAATCATTTTACGACCAGCCTTTCTACCCTCCAAGGCACTTATGAGCTTCGAAATGAACTTCTTAGCTTTCAAAGAGACTTCTTTAGCTCTGCACTCAAAGAAGCAGCCAAAGATCCTGTAAAAGCCCTGGTCTTCGCCGCAGAAGAAGACCGTAGTCGTACCCATAATTTCGTAAAGATCCTCGAGCAACATGATATTGATATTTATCATCTGGCTTCTGATCTAGAGACTAATGGACACAGCTACGCAAAAGAAAGTGGCTTCATTATTCCCTTAAATCAGCGCCAATACCGACTGATCAAGGCCATTTTCGAGCAACGAACTACTTTCACAGATAGCCTTTTTTATGATGTATCAGCCTGGACCATGCCACTGGCCTTTAACCTGCTTTATGATGAGCTGGATCAAAAGCAAATGAAATCCAGCCTATTGGGTGATCCTTTTAATCCGGAAGAAAAGCCTAAAGGAGAGTTATTGGGTGGAAAATCAGCCTATGCTTATGTATTTCAATGGCATGAGTATTACAGCCCCAGAGCCCTGAACAGATTGCATACTGCTGGTTTACGAATAAAAGTAGCCACAAAGAAATTCAGCAATAGGGCAGGGCAGGAGTTCGATTATGGAAGCATACTGATTCCGGTTGAAGGACAGGATCTCTCTCCAGACGAAATTCATCAAATTATGCAAACTATTGCTGATGAAGATCGGCTAACCGTATATGCAATGGGTACAGGTATGACTGAAGGAATCAGTTTAGGGTCAAATAGTTTTCGTCCTTTGCGGAAACCCAAAATTGCACTACTTGTTGATGGAGGGGTTAGCTCCTATGAAGCAGGAGAAGTTTGGCATCTATTAGACCAGCGATATCATATGGATGTGAGTTTAATCCAGGCCGATCGCTTTTCTCAAATCGATATGGATAAGTACAATACCCTTATTATGGTGAATGGGAATTACGGTCGACTGGATGCTGCCAAGCTCAAGCAATGGATCAGCGGCGGAGGAGTAGTGCTGGCCTACAAATCAGCCATCAATTGGTTGGGAAATCAGCAAATGGGCAATCTTGAATTCATTCGCACAGCAAGAGATACAACAGAAACCGATTTAGAATATGTAGACATGCAAAACAAGAGAGGAGCACAAGTGATAGGAGGTGCGATATTTCAAGTAAAGATGGATATCACCCATCCTTTAGCTTATGGATATACCCGACCTTATATGAGCGTGTTCAGAAATTCCAGCTTGTTCCTCAAAAAGACCAATACTCCCTACAGGCATCCCATTGTTTATACAGAAAATCCGCTTCAAAGTGGCTACATCTCTGAAAGAAACCTGGAAAGTCTGTCCGGAAGTGCTGCAGTAAGCGTATCCCGTATGGGAGGAGGAAGGATCATTGCCTTAACAGATAATCCCAATTTCCGCGCATATTGGCATGGCGGCAGCAAAATGTTTATGAATGGAATCTTTTTCGGGAGTATTATCAATTGA
- a CDS encoding DUF2452 domain-containing protein, with amino-acid sequence MDHNPIDKDKITETPSTLPYAHHVGSSVIKPIDKGRTKGKALAAMEQQTHMQMEQIKEQIELLATQAKAIQDRIEISEKIYLADMGFEPLISHLYYLYERNDGSWVLSMIAPQEWGRSKPFSHFVSAVRLLADHTWELIDLDN; translated from the coding sequence ATGGACCATAATCCGATCGACAAGGATAAAATTACCGAAACCCCCTCTACCCTGCCCTACGCCCATCACGTAGGGAGTTCTGTCATTAAGCCCATCGATAAAGGCCGAACCAAAGGCAAAGCCCTGGCTGCAATGGAACAACAAACCCATATGCAGATGGAGCAGATCAAAGAACAGATAGAGTTGTTAGCTACCCAGGCAAAAGCCATTCAGGATCGAATAGAAATTTCAGAAAAGATCTACCTGGCGGATATGGGATTTGAACCCCTGATCTCCCATCTCTATTATCTCTATGAAAGAAATGATGGAAGCTGGGTGTTATCCATGATCGCCCCGCAGGAATGGGGACGCAGCAAGCCTTTTAGCCATTTTGTTTCAGCTGTCCGCTTACTGGCCGACCATACCTGGGAGTTGATTGATCTGGACAATTGA